CAAAGCATAGCACGAGGAAGCTAAAATAGTTATACCACTCGTATCAATgattgtataatagaaaaatagccCACATGTGAatgtataattgtgtaaatttacatgttTACTATATTGatactattcattttgcatttaattctttattttttttatacaaaaccTAATATAGCATATAAGAAGAGAATGAAGGGTGGTTGTTGTAGTGTGTTTTGAAAGGtaagtatataaaatagaaaaagtagatttttaTGCTAATTTTTGCGGCAAATGCTAAAGGAACTTGTGAAGCAAGCAAAGCAGACTACACATACCAAAATGTAGATAAGAGAAGCAACGACAATGGTGCGGTAGCGACCCAGAAGAGAATCAACCAGGAATGCTCCCAAAAGAGGAAGCAACCACGCTGTTCCGGACCATACGTTAATGTTCTCCGCCGCAGTGGCTGTGGACTGACCCAGCGGTCCCGTCAGATACGTTATTAGGTTCGTGCTTATCTCATAGTAAGCGAACCTCTCGACCACACCTATAATCATCACAAAACGCAATTTACTTTTACCACcgaaaaaagataagaatatAATAGTGGGTACTGTACTGACTGTAGTGTTAAAGTGTTACCTATGATGAAATAAGCAGAGCTCCAGCCACCTGTGTTGGATCGGAGGACTGGGTGGCCTTTGTAGTCAATGGCAGGGGCGGAGCTAGGAATTTTGATTTAGGAGCCGAGGTTAAACAAGtcacaattcaaaaaaaaactcaaaattctaCGTATATGTTTTTGTGCATTAGTTTAATCAATGCAATTCTTATTAGAGCACTAGCACTAGTGAtgctaaaaagttatttttagcACTACTACATAttagctttttagcaccactacaTATAAAAAGAGTGTTGCAATAGTGGAActaaaggtaaaaattttaccttcattgctacagtgcacagctaTATATGGTTGTGCACTGTAGCTAAGAGCtagaaaaaaatcattttttattctccattcgattaaaataatatttttttctattcttttattCTCCAATCGTGCAAGCTTCTGAAgacaaaataagatttttttttttcaaaataacaactattctcaaaaaattttgttagttagcaaagtttctaaactatttaggaaactaacaacTCGAGTTTAATAAACTCGAGTTTACTGTAGCAAATCAATTCTCTAATACTTGATTTTGGAATAAAATCTTCCTGGAACTCGACTTTTttagactcgagttccaaccggtccctttcttccttcttttttccttctttttccttctccaAACCAAATCATACCCAACCTTTGCCATGGAAGTTCAGAGAGAAGAGGTTGAGATCGGACCACCGCCATTGTTGGAGTCTGCACCACTGCTTCACTATCACTGCCTGGGTTTGTTGTTACTTCGTTGTTTTCCATGGAAGTTCAGAGAGTGGTTGAGATTGGACCACCGCTGCGCTGCCTGGGTTTGTCACGTTCGTTGTTTTTCTTGCAAGTTCATTCTTTTTCTTGCATCACCATTTTCTCCAAAGGTTTGTTGCTGCTTGCTGCTGTTTTTCTAGTGTCGTGTTTTGTTTCATTCTGGTTTGCGTTGTGGGTTATGGAACTCAAGTGTTTTACTCTCAAGTATGAAACTCGAGTGTAGAATACTCAATTTCCAACTTAAAATCATTGGAAATCGACTCCTTTTCACTcgatttcaaagagaaaaatcgAGTCCCTTGGACTCGATTTGTTAGATTCCTAAATAGTTTCCAAACCttactaatgaaattgtttgagGAATTtggttatttagaaaaaaaaaaaaattccaacaaacGACTCAACTCCCTTAAACTCACTCTCAACTCCCTCAAATGACTCTCTCAAACTCACTCTCTCAAAGTCTTATCTCTCTGTCTCATCGCCAACGGCTCAACTTGCTCCTCACCGTCATTGACCCACCGAAGCTCAACGTCACCGACCCACCAGCTAACCCACTTCATTGAACTCCCAAGCCGACCCAAGCCCCAAGCCACCAATCAATGCCTCTGACCCATCTCGGCCTTCTTTGATGCTCTCAACTCTCTCAAACTTTCACCTCTCTGTCCCGCCGCCATCGTCGTCGATCCACGCTTCCAACCCGACTCGCCTTCAGGTGAGCTATCTCTGTCTTCTTCATCTACATGCTTGAGATTTTTGGTTTGGGTAATTggaatgataaatttataatatttgttgaatttaaagATAAATCATTGAGGATTGGAATGTATTGGGAATTTTCTATTTGCAggaatttatgtttttgtttttaaatgttagtttgggaattttctgtgtGCAGGGAaggctacaattttttttgtttctgtttttgcttCTTGCTGATTTTCTGTTTGTTGATTCtaatttattacaataaatGTCATGTTGGAAAttgttttgggaattttctggtTGCAGGGaagtttatgtttgttgtttcTAATCAAATCCTTCATGACTCATGTGCCTTCTTAATCATTATGAATTCCTTTAAAACTCTTCCTAATCACCTATGTTGTCTCTGTTTGAAGAACTTGCTAAGCACTTAGAAACTGAAGTGTATATGATGCTGAtcaataaaaaacacaaacttagACTATATATTCATCTAATATAATTTCATACTATTAGGTCAATACTCAAATGAGCAAAACCTTCCAAAACCTCAAGCAATTGTATGATGAATAGTTGATTGGTGAATCTTTGGAATTAATTTATGAGGAATTGATTTTTTGATTTCGAAATTCTTACAAACAAACTTGAATCATGAATTCtagttttaatgagaaattgttaGTTTGGTTTTGAGATGCTCAAAAATgaatttgttgttttctttatcaGTGTGATTATGCTACATGTCAAATTAAGTATTTATGCATAATCATGTTCTATTGTTATACTTCTAagtattttaagttttgatataaatgttAGTTTGTGAATTTTCTGGGTGCGGGAAAGTCATgattgagaggaaaaaaatttgagatgCAATATATGTTAGAGGAGGAGAGAATAATGATGAAAGATACAAGTGCCTTGACTGGAGCACAAAAAGCTTTTTATGAATAACTCCAAGAGGAAATCATGGCAAGACAAAGTTCACATAATTAATGGGATTGACTGCATTTTGGATGTAGCTTAGGCctttatgtattttgtaatGTTAGGAAAAGGTTGGCACATTTAGGTGATACTTTGGTAGTGGCTTATGATAGGCCTTTATGTATTTTGGTAGTAACTTATGAGAGGCTTTCATGTATTTTAGTAGTGGCTTATGTCACTtgaatttaatcttaaattagATGTATGTATAAACctttaaatttattgttcatcttgtttttgttgtgcCTGTGCGTGTGTGCTTATGGGTATAATGGTTGCTTATGGCACCAAAAGCATGGATTGGTTATGTTTCTTGAGAGTTATGGACGCATTAGAGATCGAGAAATTCATTCTCAACTCCAGTTGGACCTCATTGAACATTTATGGCAATTGCAAGGTGAGTCGTAGGAacttttttttagtcaaaagataaatttgtatatatatatatatatatatatatatatatataatttggggttaaaacaaaatattattgttacactagatgattatttgctatcatgatgattgagaaattgttttagtaaaaaaaaaatgtataagtataatttggggttaaaaaaatCACTTGTTAACACTAGAcgattatttgctatcatgtggcggtggcggtggcggtggcagTGGTGGTGGCGATGGTGGCGGCGGTAGTGGCAGCGGTAGTAGTTgtggtggttgtgattgttgtttattgtagtggatatattattttattgtgatgtttatattattttattatgttgaaagctaaaatagatccactgctgctggatgttttgtaaagtgaacaggtaaaataaataaagtaaatttttgTAGTGCCAAATAGCTAATTTTTAGCTCCAttactgtggatgctcttagcaGTTAACAAAACTAAATGACCAGTTAAGTATCTTAAGTTCATTGTCCCTCCTAAGTTTCTCTTAGTCCTTTTAACAAACCATAAGTTCAAAccattcaagaaattaaatataaatataacaaCTACATCTATAAgaagatataatatttttagaaaataaaaatacaaaagccTTATAAGccaatatgaaattatatataaaaatacaagatgacTTTCACATTTGGCTGTTTTAGTAGAATAGAAgccaaaaatgaaattttgaataaagcTTATCGATtggtttattataaaaaataaataaataagtaaataaaaaggagaagaatACTCTAGTACTTCTCAAGATCTTAAAGTCATTTTTGCTAGTTCCAAATAAGCTCAGCACTCTTTGTTgagacaaaattataaattttatgcaaagaaaagaaagaatacaaagCCAAAAGAATGGCCACAgcaaaatagagtagaaaaaataGAGCAAGAAAAATAGCAATAGGTATATTCAATAATATAGAGCAACATTTACTAGCAAGTAGCAACAAATGCGGACAATAATATCAGCTTACAACATAGAGCAATATAATGTATAAAAAAGAGCAATATTAGCTCGGACCagatcaagaaaaatatattgaagCTTGGGAAGTGAAAATGTAAAATTTCTAATCAAGCCAATGGTCTAACATGTGAAGAAGTTTCAATAGTAAAGACTAATAATAAATGagggaaaatattaaaagatgaaaagcAAGTTTGGAAGGAACACTAACGTAGCTCCGCCCCTAGTCAACGACACCATCCACTGTTTCTGACAGAAATGGGGTGTCCATGTTATGGCCTATCTTTGGACTTTCCAAACACTTCTCAAAAAGCAACCACCAACcacctatttcttcttcttttttgtctttttttgttAACATCAACCACTTTATTACAGTATGTGttttgatatataaaaaataaaataaaattataccccccaaaaaaaaaggcaatcaAACAAGGGATTATATTTcatacattattttattttattttgctttttctcttttcgtgtttttcttccttttcaattCAATTTAACATAAAGTCATAGACGACCCGTGGCAAATGCACAAATTATAGAATCAGAATAAAAGGTTTTCTCTCTAGGTCTCCGTTGGAAACCTGGAGGTGAAAAAAGGCTGCCTTGTGCAAACCTTTTCTCCATCAAGGTAGAAAAATCCTAAGAGGACAAGGACGAGATCACAAATAGGTGTGCTGGGTTACGACTTTCGGTGAAGGAAGAGGCTGAAGTTGAGGTACTTTCCCCGACAGGGGAAGGTAGACAAATCCtagttggaaaattctacatGAAAAGGCGGGTTTACTTGGAGTCGATGGCTAGGGTGTTGCTAGCATGGAAAACCAAGGAAAATTTTGAGGTTAGTGACCTGGGGGAGAATAGAGCTTTGTTCCTCTTCCATATGACGGACGATCTGGATAGAGTGCTACAACTAGGCCCTTGGTCGTATGATAAGTATCTTCTCATTCTTCACAAGCTGCAAGCCGAGGAATCTACTCAGAAAGCATGCCTCGATAGGGTATCCTTCTAGGTCCAAATCCATGGACTACCCATGATGAGCCAAACTAAGGAAATAAGGGCAAGCATTGGGGAAACTCTAGGGGTAATGGAAAAAGTGGGCGTAGATGACAAGGGTTTCAGTATGGGAGGTTATCTACGCATCCGAGTTTTGGTAAACATCACAAAACCACTATGCCAGGGCCGGAAAATACGGTTGGGAAAAGAGAATTTGTTGTGGGTAGACCTCAAATATGAACGAATTCCTATATTCTGCTACTAGTGCGAGATGGTGGACCACGATGAGAAAGAATGCCTGCAGTGGGTACGGAGTAGGGAGACACTAAGATCGGAGGAGAAGCAGTTTGGAGTGTGGTTGCAGGCTTCACCGGAACGAAACCAGAAGCCTCAACTAATCGTGGTGACGAGTCACGGCGACTGTAGGGAAGAAGGGGTGTTTGACAAGACAAATGATAGGGTGGCGAGCATCCCAAAGGAGCCTACGCAGATGGGACAAGTGACTAGTGAGCTGTGGGTAGGCAAATCAGAGCTCACCAACCTTGTAAGGAACGATGTGGACGATATGAGGCTGATGGAGAATTGTGCTGTGCTTGTAAAGCCGATTTCTACACTTGCAAGAGATTTTGAAAAGCAACTAGCAGAGATTGACGCAGGATTTCATGGTGAAGTTTCCCGAATGATGACAGGTGAGGGGTTTGGGAATGAAGTGAAGGAAAACAGCAAGGGACAATCCTATAAAGACACGCACACTCCCTTAGGCGTGACTAGTGATGGCATAAGCACCTGTCCAGTGCAGCAAGTCCTTGTGGGCCTCAATGATGCAAACGGGCCCAATATGTCTCTGGTTATGGACATAACTACTGAACGGGCTCAGCCTGAGGATGGGTTTAAATTTGCTTCAAATAGCCCAACACCAATAAACAGCATCAACACAAAAAAGCTATGTGATGAAGgcctaaaaaaaaacaagaatacGGACGTTAGCGAAAGGAAAAGAGAACATAGCTAAAACACCTTCAAACTCTGTAATGGAAGCCATAACAATTCAGGATATGGCTATGGAAGTGGATGGCACGGTGGCAGGGACCAAGAGGAGGCGCCATACAGAGAATGGAAATGGGAAGAGAGTAAAAGTGGAGGGGGAAGTGAAAGAGCTTCGAAGGATTCTGAAACAACATCTTGGATCGCCGGCGACTATGGAGCAGCCCCATTGGGAACAATGAGTGCCTTAAGCTGGAACTGtagggggcttgggaaccccctAATAGTTAAAACACTCCAAAAAATAGTTAAGGAGGAAAATCCCACTTTAGTATTTCTAATGGAGACTAAATTTAAGGCAACAGAGATGGAAGGAGTTAAGAGAAAGATTGAGAGACAACATGGCCTGATGGTGCCAAGTCAAAACCGTGGGGGAGGTTTAGCTTTACTTTGGAGGAGTAGGTGGATCCTCTAACTTATTCACCACGGCATATTGACGTGATATTTAATGAGGAAGACGGAAAGAACAGGTGGAGATTTATTGGTTTTTACGGCATCCCAAAGACGAGCAAACGGGAGGAGTCATGGGCACTGATAAGGAATCTTAGTAGTAAATGTGAGCTACCGTGGGTGATCATTGGGGATTTCAATGAGCTTCTTCATGCAAACGAAAAAAGAGGGGGGTAATTGTAAGACCCAAGGGACAAATGAAAGTGTTTCGGGATACCATTGATATCTGTGGACTGCGAGACATGGGCTACAGTGGGTCAGACTTCACTTGGAGTCGAAGACTAGGAGCAAGAGGGTGGGTTCGTGAATGCTTGGACAGAGCATTTGTGTCAACCAACTATGCAACAATGTTTCCTACAACCAAGCTCTATCATGTGGCCAACTCAGTGTCCGATCATAGCATGCTAGTTCTTAAGAGTGCAAACCCCACTAGAAAGAGGACAAAGTTATTTTGCTTCAAGTCGATGTGGCTAAGGGACGAGCGGTGTTCAAAGGTGGTCAATGATGCATGGGAAAGTGGAAGAAACATGGGAACAAAATGGCCGCTCCTTCATTGCCTAGAGGAGTGTCACACGTCATTGACTGAGTGGAAAAAACACTCATTTGACCACCTAGGCAAACAGATCACTGAGTTGCAAAAAAAGCTTCGGATTATGGAGAATTGGAGGGGTAGTGAGTCGATCCTAGAGGACACATACACCATGAAAATGAAGCTAAATCGGTGGCTAAATGTGGAGGAAGAAATGTGGCACTAACAGTTGCGAAACAACTGGCTGAGAGCAGGTGATAAAAATACCACCTTCTTCCATACAAAAGCCTTTAATCGATTTCAAAGGAACTCAATAAATAGGGTGCAGGATGATGATAATACTTGGCAGGAGGATGAGGAACAGATTGGCAGAATCTTTATTGAGTATTACGAACAGCTATTTACATCTTCGCGGCCAATGGTGGAGGAGGAGCTACTTGAGGCCATTCACACAAAAGTCATTGATAGGATGAATGCTTCTTTGCTTAGAAATTTTAATGTCCACAAGGTAGAGAAAGCCCTTCGGTATGCATCCTTTAAAAGCACCCAGCCCCAATGGCATGCCCccacttttttacccacattTTTGGCCTATGGTTAAGTCTATCGTCATTACTACTGCTTTAGATTTCCTAAACCATGGCtgatgcgaacctcaatcgacacgctttgagacccaacaaaaatattggaatacttgcccaagaaagctaaaattcatatttttgataGAAATCCTGACCCAACGTTTATAATCGAAACGCAAACCAAATGTATAAGTATaacaccttgacccaatgattataattgaatcacaaaccaaaggtataaagtttgaacaccacaaggaagaatccctaATAAGTTtacagttcttgaagaaccaaaaaaagagcaaagcctcaccttttctgatttttattcaataattatctctattacaatgagtgcatgctatttataaaacatgactgaaaatagaaaatctaaaaaacgtactaaataataaaaccctaaataaaagttgatttggtctgaaattagcaaatccaaaatagaaaaatatctaaaaaaacgttctaaataataaaagcctaaaattaaggtagatcTGGTCCGAAATTAGAAGCTctagaataggaaaaatatctattGACTGATATGGAGCTGGAAAATCAATCAGTCATTAATCCACGCCATAAATCAAGCTCAATTAAGCCAAATTAGTCCTCAATAActtgaattaaatttattaccCCTTCATCTTTCTTTGGGCCCAGCTTGGAATGTCCTGTGTTTGAATTagcccaaatctcttgaattagcccattaagtgcttctttgatcttcttggatcttgctttAGTAATAGGCTCAATtggaacatgcaatggatccttgaatgcttgttgattctcatcattCCCCCTCTCTTCAAAAGGATTCATCCTCGAATCGtcacctacatcaaaaggagaaagatCAAAAACATTAAATGTAGCACTAATGTTATACTCACCTGGAAGATCCAACTTGTATGCATTATCATTGATTCTCTCAAGGACTTGAAATGGACCATCCCCTCTAGGATGTAGCTTGGACCGCCT
This DNA window, taken from Quercus robur chromosome 2, dhQueRobu3.1, whole genome shotgun sequence, encodes the following:
- the LOC126698256 gene encoding uncharacterized protein LOC126698256 produces the protein MKVFRDTIDICGLRDMGYSGSDFTWSRRLGARGWVRECLDRAFVSTNYATMFPTTKLYHVANSVSDHSMLVLKSANPTRKRTKLFCFKSMWLRDERCSKVVNDAWESGRNMGTKWPLLHCLEECHTSLTEWKKHSFDHLGKQITELQKKLRIMENWRGSESILEDTYTMKMKLNRWLNVEEEMWH